The region TTACGTTCTTCACCGCTACCGCCATAAACCGCGGTACTAAATCCGGTATATCGTTGTAGACGTTAAGCTTTAGCCCGCTGCCATCGGCAAATTTCTGCGCCACCGTATACCAATCCGGGCTAGTAAATGCCTGTCCGAAAATTCCGGAAATTTCGCGCGCTACACCTAATTGTCCGAAACAATCCGGCCGGTGCGTAAACATCTTATTCTCAATATCAAGCACAACATCGTCCAAGCCAAACACCTGCGCGAAACTATCGCCCGCCTGCAATACTACGCCTTTTGGCATATCTCGCCCGCTGATTTCAACAATACCGTCATGATCTGTGCCAATCGCCAACTCATCTGCTGCCGCCAGCATTCCTTGGCTCAGCACGCCGCGCAGCTTGCGCGCGCCTAATACAAACGGCTCCGCGTCGGCAAAGCTCGCCGGCACCGTACTGTTCGGCGGCAGCCACACTGCCCACATATCGGCGTGAACATTCGGCGCGCCGCAGACCACTTGCACATAGCCTTTATCATCGCGCGGTATATTAGCAACAGCGCCGCCATCATCTATTAAACATACATGCAACCGATCAGCATTCGGGTGCGGCTCGCACTGTACAACATGCACGATCCGCGCGTCTTTGTACTGAGCGCCCAGGTCAATGACCTTCTCGACGCTGCCTAACTGTGCATTCACCCGCGCCACCAGTTCATCTACCGGCGGCAACTCAAAATTAACTAAACTTTTAACGATATTCAGACTGACTTTCATACTATCCCAATTATACGCCATATCTGGAGCATTTTAAAAGCCGGCAAGCCGCTTAGCCGCAATTAGTAGCTGCAAAATAGTTACCCGCGACCCAAAATCGCGTCCAGCATTTTCATGCGCGACGCCATAATTGCTGGGATCGCGCCGCTGATAATTGCCACGACTAAAACGATTTCCGCACGGAAGACCAACTGCGGCGGCGACACATACAATGTCACGTCGGCAATCGGCAACCGAAATGGATGCGCCAGAAAGAACGGCACGAGCCCGCCGAAAAATATCGCCAGCCCCGCCGCCACACCGCAAACCGCATAAAATAACGATAGTAAAACATAGCTAAACACAATCACGCGCGGCTTCACGCCGATCGCCCGCTGAATCCCAATCTGGCGGCGCTTATTGATGATATCAACATAAATTACGATAAAAATCGTCACTGCCGCGATGATAATCCCCACAAGCAGCATAATTGCATCAAGCGATATAAAGCTGCCGGAAATCGTATCCATATACGACGCCGCATCGCGCCAGTCGTGTATCCGCACGTCGGTGTATTTTAGATTTTCAAGCGCCTTCTTTACCTCATTGTCTTTGCCGTTCGCGGCGCGCACGATAATCATAGTCGCAGCAGTACTATTCGCTTCACCAGAAATCTTTTGCCACAGCACCCGAGAAATATATGCCGCATCGTCGGCGTAAATATATTTCGTGTTAGAAATACCGCCAACCTTAACTTTTATGTCCTTGCCGTTAATCTTCATTGAGATCGTATCGCCCACTTTTGCGCCATCAAGCGCCGTCCGTACGAGCAATCGGCTGCCCAAAACAATTTCGTCGTCATTCTTCAAAAACGTGCCGCTCTCAATATGTTTTTTAATATCAAGCGTCTCGCCAAATGTTTTCGAGTCAACGACGTTTACCGCCGCGCGCGTATAAACGTCTCCAGACACCAGCAGCGTATCGAAACTCAGAACCTTATCCGCCATGCGCACACCGTCGATTCGCTTAATCGCAGCAATCTTTTCATCAGCGTTAGCGATAAATTTGCCCGGTTCTTTAGCGTCGAGATATATCTCACCGACCATCAAGCTTTTGACTTGATGCTCAATCGCATGCGTAATACCAGTCAACAGCGACGACGCAAATGCTAAATTTATAAACGCCACCGCTACCAGCAGTGTCGTCAGCGCCAACGTCCATTTTCGTCCGCGCACGATATATTGCCGCATCAGCCGCCAGCCAAGCAAAAACTCACGCCATAAGTTATTTTTCGGAATATTCACAATAATTCCCCCGCCGCCGGCGTGCGCTCGGCTTTTACCACGCCGTTTTCAAACACGATTTGCCGCTTAGCATATTGCAATTCATCCGCTTCGTGCGAAATCATCACCACCGTAATACCGTCGGCATTGATCTTTTTTAGCGTCTCCATCACATTTTTCGACGCAACCGTATCAAGGTTAGCTGTCGGCTCATCGGCGAAAATAATGTGCGGGTCGTTCACCAATGCGCGCGCAATCGCAACGCGCTGCTGCTCGCCGCCCGACAATTCAGACGGGAGGTGCCGCGCCTTTTTCTTCAGACCGACGCGGTTTAATTCCCGTAGCGCCTTTTCGCGCGCCACTCGCGCCGAGCACCACATCAGCCGTGGCAACATTACATTTTCAAGCGCCGTCAACTCGCGAATCAGTGCGTACTCCTGAAAAATATAGCCGATTTCGCGCAAGCGCATTTCGATCCGCTGCTTTTCCGGCAACGCCGCAACGTTCACCGCATCGGCATCGTTCTTTTTCAAATTAAATAAAATCCTGCCTTTTGTGGGATAATCCAGCATCGCTACCTGGTGCATAAACGTCGATTTTCCCGAACCATTACGCCCTGTGATCATCAAAAAATCGCCGTGAAAAATCGAAAAACTCACCTTTTTTAGCGCCTGAGCCGCACTATCACCCGACCCGTACGTCTTGCTCAACTGCTCAACTTTGATGACTTCATGCGGCATACGATAATTATATCGCGCGCCGCATATCCGCGCAACGACGCTCCGCTTAGATTTATAGACCGCGCTACCGCAGAAAACCGCCCTTATACTCCAGCCTGTACATGTGCGACAATAGCTTCACCGAAATAGTTTCCATAGCAAGCTGCTATCCTATGGTCGCTATCAACACTCTGGCGATTTAATCGGTGGACAATACCGTGCATCATCTCCGTGCCATGCCAGAAAATTTTAGCCGCAGCATTATTAAATAAGGAGTCACCTGCTGCCATCTCGCACCAAGCATAATGAGCCAGTGCATGCGTCCACATGTAATACGTGTCACCCGCCGGATCTTGTGGTCCTCTATCAATAGTTTTATACGCCCGCAATGTACGCCGCCACTCTTGCATTTCATGAAGCCGATCATTTTTTGTTGTCAGTTCATTTAACAGCATGTTGCTATCAAGCCATCGCGCATATTGACGAGAGGCTGCCCACAAAAGCATGAGCGCTCGTCCAATATCATCTCCTGCAAGCTGCAACGCTTCGTCAAACTGCTGAACCGCATTTAAGCAGCCATCCCTAGCTGAACACGCGACAAACACATCTTTTAACCGTGCAATGCTACTGAAATCAGGAATTATTTCCAGGTCATTTGAAGTGATTCCTGAATGGTCGCTGAACTGTATAAGGGCACCGCTAAGCATCATATCAGCCCTGCCTAAACAATTCGCCACTACTAACGGTTCCCGCTGCAATAGTAATGCGTGAAGCTCTTCCGTCATCTCCTGAATCGACGGCATCATCGGTTGATAGTTGCCGCAAGACAACCTTTCGCTATCAACATGCAGCGTTTCGTGTGATGGTGTATAGAACAGCGTAAACGCACTTTTTTCCAAAACAACGCATGACTCTTTCGGTACTTTTAGCCGCAGGAGCATATTCAATACTGCGTTCCATAGCTGTTATAATATTATTGCAGGCATTAATTTTCAACTATATGAAGTATTCAAAGCGCTTTTCACATCCAACAGGTCAAACAACGAAAGCAACATTGATTGGCTGTTTACAAGCGATCAAGACCGTAATCTGGACACCGCCTCACGAAAACAGAATCATACACCGAGATGTTAATCAAGCGCTTCTGCACGTAGCCCAGCCAACGAATCCCTCGCTCGCAGAAACGCTCAAGCAAATCCGCTCTATCCTACCCGTGCAATTTACTGTTCATGCAATTTCAGCCAAGGAGCGTCTCGGGTTATTTGCGGCACTGATGCAATTTACGATGTATCTGCCAACAATCCGTCCGTATTTTCGTGCGGACGCCACCGACATAGCAGCTCTCCATCGGCGAATTGCCAAGCAGTACCTACTTTCATCGCGTCCAGTTACTATAGCTGAGCAATTTCATATAGCCGCAGAAATGACTAACGACCCTGTAGAGGCTCTATGGATTCTGCTCGTTACGACTCGACAATACGCACGCTGGTATGATGGTGAAGCAATTATTGGGTTTCGGAACGACCCTACGCCTATCGCCAGGCGGCGAATGATATCGTGGTATAAATCTGTTGCCGCACTTAAACAATATGACGGCATTCACAGTCAAGACAGCGCCGGTGACACATATTATGTATGGACTCACGTTATTGCTAAGCTCGTGTTTGGTCCGATGTCGCCGTGGTGGGCGATTGATGCGTATATCTATCGCTCGGCATTACATATTGGCACGTGGTTAAATCATAATATTGCACATAAAGTCTCACCGCAGTCTACTCCGAGCAATCATACAATCGCTGCACGATATGGTAATGCGATCGGTAAATGCATTGCACAAGTCGCAAAACATCATGTTTAATCGCGAAGGCGGGTGCTTTCTAATCATACTCACGTTCACATCAGCCGCCTTAGCACTATCAGACGACTGTACAAAATTTGATCTACCCACGAAATCACCTACAAAATCGTCAACCTGATGGCGTACTACGATATCAGCGGAAGCGACCACACGCTGTATAAAACATGAGACTTAACGAAGGAAATCGAAACGATGAGTTTGGCGGAGGTTGAGGCGTCTGGGAAGTGGGGTGAAATGGTTGAGTTGATGAAGAAATTGCATTCTTAGTTATCATGAGTTAATTTGACACATCCGCATCCGGAGAAAAAGTTACTGAATTTATCTCCTGTGCCAACGGCACCGCCAAATCAAAATTCCGCTTCGTTCGCTGGATAATTTTATACTGCTCAGGTAAGTCCAATCGTGGTGTTAGAGCAATTATTTTGCCAGCATTGTAAACCGTTCCGGAGCGATAAACATTTTGAATCAGCACGGCTTCAGGCATCGTCTCACTCACGCGGCGAAGCGCCGAAATGTGGCGGCTAGTTTTGCGCGGACGCGTATGCCAATTACCCATCACGCAAAGCGTCGGCTGCGACAAATCCAGCCGCTCAATATTACGTGCCATCACCACCTCGCGCCAGTCTGGGTCGGTAATTTGCCGCCACTGATCAATCGTGTAATCAAACGTTTCGTCGATGTACGCCACCTGGTCTATCGCGCCAGTTCGCAGCAATTCCACCACGGTTTTTAGCATCTCAATCGACAAAACGCTGCTGTCAAACATCGCAGGGTTTAGAAGCGAAATATCCACATCGCCGCGCACCGCCCGCTGCACAAAAACGTCAACCGAAGCGCTATACTCCAGCGCCAACTGTTTAATGCCGAGTGAATAACACAAAGTCCAAACAGCATCGGCATTTTGCCGCGCGCCATGAATCTCGCCACATAAATACAGTCGGCTAGCCGGCAATAAACCTAGCGACTGAATTGGCAGGGTTTGTGGGGTGTGGGTGGTGAATATAGTGTAAATTTGCACTGGCTTAGCCATATTACCAATTTTACACCAACCGCCAACATAAAGGTGTGAGTACAGGTTATATGTTTCTCGCGCACTAACTACAGCCGCCGACGAGATAAAACTGCTCACCTACTCTGAAGCATTCCCCACGCCGCCAACATAGCGTAATTGCGCACTTCACCACGACGAATCATTTGGCTAATTTGACCATTCTCAATCCACTCAGACTCGATAAACTCCGTGTCGTCCGGTCGAGCTTTTTCGTCATCAGTCACGTAATCACACTCAACCACAAATAACCTTGCATTAGTTCGGCGATTATCGGGGTAAAACCAGCCGATACACTTCGCATTTTCCGCTTTAATCCCCGATTCTTCAGCCAGCTCCCGCGTCGTCGCCTGTTCGGGCGTCTCGTCAGCCTCAATCTTCCCGCCCGGAAACTGCCATAAAATCTCATCCACCGGGTACGAATATTCGCGCTGAACCAGTATTTTATCGCCCTTTCGGCAAATCACAATCACCCCGCCGCGACCGCTATATTCTTGCCGCAGATACTGAATCTTTTTGCCGCTCGGTAGCTCAACCTCATCCTCTACCAACTGCATTCGCGGATGGTCGAGTATATGCCGAGAGCTTATTTTTCGCCATTTTTGTATAGCCATAGTCATTGCCTTCTATTATATATCTTTGTACTGTATTGATTCAATCCATCAGAAGAAATAATTTCAGCATCTATAATACCAGACTTAATAGCAGTCGACCCTATAAGAACCGATCTAGAGACGGTCGCCTCACCACCTATCGTAGCTTCATCATCCAAAACATTATTTGATAAACTCAGTCTCATGTTGTTATCATAGTACCTTTTTATAGTGCCAGCATCGTCCCAATAGCCTTCGTCTGGCAGTCTATGTGAAACAACGTTACCAGTATAGATTAACGGCGTGATAAAATCTCTCATTAAACTTCGATGTTCGCCATTCCAACCATTGCGCTTATTGCGAGCTATCCATTCTAGCAACTTTATGTTACTTATTATATAAATCCCGGATGAACTCATATATTCTGACCCTCCTGGGTGGTCACTTATTTCACCAACCGTACCATTATGCGCATGTATGTACTGACCATAAGGTTTAATATCAACACCCAGTATAGTAACATCCGCGTCCATTTCTAAGTGCTTTTCGTAAAACTCACTCAAGTTAATATTCTCTACTACGTGGTCTGCGGGTAATATCAATGAATTGCCTTCGGGATAAGGTTCAAACAGGTCGTATGAAAAAGCAATTAATGAGGCTGCGCCCATACGTCTACTGTCTCGCAACGCAGCAACTTTATCTTTTTTTGACTCCAAGTGATTTTCAAGGTCTTTAGTTTTAGACTCATCAAAATGTAGAGTAACCGTCGTAGACTCTGTTTGACTAGCAATATTCAGCGACCAATCTATTATTTTCTTGCCATCAGACCCCATGGGCAACATAGGCTTTTGCTTTACTAGTGTATGCGGTCTTAAGCGTGTTGCTTCACCAGCGGCTGGTATTATTGACCTAAGCCCTCTTAACATAATCTTGCAACCTTTTTATACTCATCTTCTATATAGTCAACAAAAAACCTCATATCAAATTTCTCAATGGAACTGGTTGCGTTATTCATTAACTTATCTTGTAATTTATCATCTCCAAGCAATCTTATAATAGCATCTGCTAGCGACCGCGAGTTGCGAGGCTCTACAGTTAAGCAATTGTAGCCATTAATACCTATTTCATCCAACCCAGAAGTATTAGACACAATTGTTGGAAGCGAAGCTGCTAGCGACTCGATGGCAGTAAACCCCAGACCTTCATAATATGACGGTATAATAGATATATTAACGCTTTTATACAGTGCTCCCATGTCTTCCTGCGAGACTGGCTTATTCGAAATCAGGATTCTATCGTTGACATTAAGTAAAGTAGCTAACCTTTTCACTGCCTCCTCATATCGGCCTCCACGTCCATCACTTGTTAATAGCAGCTGTGCATCGTATTTTCTGCTTACTTCAGATAACGCATATATTGCCTCCTCGACGCCTTTTCGTTGTGTAATACGCCCTGGAAGCAAAATTAATCTATTTGCGGTAGGTCGCCTGTTAAAATACTTACTAAAGACATCAATATCTCTGTATAGCGACTCCCTAAAAGCTTTCAAGTCAATCCCATGATAGCAAAAAGAGGTTAACTCGCTTTTTGCCCCAAGATGAAGAGCGGAATTATAACTAGCCTTGCTACCGAGAACCATTTTATGATACCTCCCAGACTCTATGATGAATCTAGCTAAAGACAAATCGAGAGGTGAATCGTCATAAAAACCTAATGCTCTTTTTCCAATATCAGGAGCATTCCAGAACGTAAAAAACACTTTTGTATCACCGATAATATCACCAAGAGTGGATAGTAGTAGCATAGGCATGTAGCTATATACATGGACAACGTCATAGTTTTTTCTTAGCTCTTTTGCTATTGCCCGCGCAGGCTTACCGAAGCCTGCTAAACCTGTCATAAAATCTTTGTATTCAGGAATATGTATAATTTTGAAGTCAGGATGACCATTAACCTCACTTAAATATTGATTGTCTTCATCCACGCAGACAGTTACGTTATGACCTCTTTCTGCCATAAATCGCGCTATCAAGCATGTCGCTATACCACTGCCTGCTAAATCAGGATAAAATTGACCGGCTAAAATTAATATTTTCATAAGGATCCATATAACTTTCTAGAGACAGTATTTATTAGCCGGCTATAGTCAGAAGTAGCCCCAGGCTTGTCCCGTTTAAAAACGTGTAAATTCTTACCGAAAATGTAACCTATAGGCGAAAACTCACCGTACGCAACACTGCCAAGCGATGGTGATTTTATATAAACTACACAGCCTCCGCCGTCTTTCTTTATGTCTTCAAGTATATTCAATTGTTGCCTGTTTAATATGTTCCCGTCTTTGAAATTCCACCTACCATTCATGTCACTCTTAATAAGCTTTGGTTCACGCGGAGCATATAACTTCAAATAGTAAACACCTGGGCTGCTGACGCTTTTCACATTATGGTCTTCGCTACTTCCAATCGTCCCAAGCACCTTATTATTTGCGCCTCCTTTAGATAATTTTAATATATAATGAATCAACTCCAGCGGTATCCCATTCGATAAAATAGCATTATAGGTTTGATATAGCGTAGTACCCTGCCACCGCGGATTTATTTCCGTAACATACAGCCTGTATTCATTTTTTTCTCGTTTCACCAAGAAATCAACACCAACGATACCAAAATAACCATACTTCTTGTAAAGAATTTCGCCGATACTTTTTGCAATCTCCATATACAAACTATTAACGGCCTTCGGCCAATTAATCCCCCAGTCATTACCAACACTACAATAAGTACCGTTACTACGACAATCTGCGTCAAGCACTTTGTGAGATAGCGGATCTACAAACACCATACATTCTGCACCCCTTGGAACGATACATAGCGATCCATTGGCAGAATAGGCATTTGCAATTTCAGTACTTACTTTTACTCTCATACCTTTAGGCAGAATCTTTTGAACCCTATTAAAATCACTTTGGTTGCTAATTTTATATGTTCCACCACCAGCAGCAGACACCGCCTCCTGAACGAAAAAAGATTCTCCCGCTTCGGCGTTAAATATTTTTTGAATATAATGATAATTCTTATCTAGCGACATGTTCTTTGATTCTGCTAAAATGCGGTAGCCTAATTTTGACTCAATCCCAGAAAGTATATCTTCAAGTAGAGTCTTATTCTCTAGGTCAATATATTTATCAAAATCGTCCACGGGTGATGTTATCGTAAATTTCTCCCACGCACTCCTCTTTTTGATATAATCAGACAGGGGTTTGTTCGGCGAAGACGCCAATATAGCCACCCTAAGGTCATCTCGGATAACCCTATCCACTTCATCGAAAATGCGATCATCTACTACGCTAAATATTCCATCAAAACTCTTTGAGCTAATTTTAGGCGGAGTTAATATTTTAGAGTTTTTAAACTTACGTCCTAGATCATTATGAGTATGCACTACAGTGAAATCGTCTTCACAAACTATACCCAGGTCGATAAGATTATCACAGTGGTCACGCCGCGCAGATACAAGCCACAGTTCGTCATATGCCGAGAATGACTCTCTACACATAGATATAATAGTATCTGTATTCATGAAAATATTATACAATAATAAAGGTATTTATCAAATTTTATAATCACACTCTTAAATTTTCGGACGAAGTGAGCTTTTAACATAACTCTAAAACTGCCGCAAAAAATCCAACTTCCCACTCTCAAAATGCCGTACGTCCTCAATGCCGTAGCGCATCATGACCAGGCGGTCAATACCGCAGCCGAACGCAAAGCCGGTGTACTCATCCGGGTTGATGTTGGCGGCGCGCAATACGTTCGGGTGAATCATGCCGCAGCCCAATAATTCAATCCAACCCTCGCCGGAGCAAACTTTACAAGACGGATCTTTACCCTCGCAAAATGGGCAGCTCAAGGCAAATTCAAAACTTGGCTCAGTAAATGGGAAATAAAATGGATTGACACGCACGTCAAGTTTTTTACCGTAATATTCCTGCAAAAATGCCTGTAGCGTGGCAATCAGGTTACCGACAGCGACACCCTTGCCAACATAGACGCCTTCGACTTGATAAAACGTATGTTCGTGCCGCGCATCCAGGTCTTCGTTACGGAAGACGCGGTCGGGGACGATAGCAGCAATAGCTTCGCCTCGCTCCAGCTGCGCGCGATACTTTTGCAAGACGCGGTTCTGCATGGTGCTGGTATGTGCCGGCGCAATCAGACGGTCGCCGTTTACGTCCGTCTGTTCGGTCATAAATGTATCGTAATCGTCGCGTGCCGGGTGGCCCTTCGGGAAATTCAAACTTTCGAACATGTGGAACTGGTCGTCGATTTCGCGCGACTCTTCGATACAGTAGCCCATGCGGTTAAATATACCGCTGATGCGTTCAATCTCGGCACTTAAAGGGTGTATCGTACCCTGATCGCTTGGCAAGAGCGGCGGAATATCAGTATTAACATCCATCGGCGCAGTAACATCAATCGGCGGCAAATCAACTTTCTCTAATTCCGCCTGGCGCGCCGACACTGCTAGCTCAAGCGCCTGCTTCAACTCGTTAACGCGTTTGCCAAAGCTGCCGCGCTCGTTAGATGGCAGCGTTTTGATATGCTCGTACAGCGCTTTTAACTCTGGCGCGCGCAAAACTTCGCGCGGTGCGCTTGAGGCGAGCGCTCGGTCGGTCAAAGTCTTTGCAATCGTTTCTATATCCATACGCTACCTACCGGCTCACCAAATACACGAAATATCCAAACACGCCGGCCGCCATCAAACCGACGAGTATCCACGCCGGCGCTAATGTCGTCGTTAATTTCGTACCCTGCAAATACGCTGTATCGTCCACGCCGTCGCGCTCACGGTAATAATTATCGTCGTCGCTGTCTGACGTTTGCTTTGATTTCGCCTCAGCTTTGGCGCGAAGTTCCGCCGCGATTCGCTGCTGCAGTTCGCTTCGCCCTTCGTGTTGTTCTAGATATCGTCCCATGCACGTATTATACCACTCTATCTCTATAGCGCACAGATGAGCGTATGTGGTATACTTATCATATATTTCAGTAAAGGAGGGATATACATGGCTACTAGAAAAGCCGCTTCTACCAAAAAAGCGACCGCCAAAAAGCCGGCCGCAGCCAAGGCAAGCAAAACGACTGTGCGCACTGTAAGCGCAAGCGCTCCCAAAAAGAAAGCGCCCGCCGTGAAGACAGAGCCAGTCGTCACCGTTGCTAAGCGTGAAAAAACAACCACGCTGCCGAAAAATATTATCAACGTTATTTTCGCCGAGCTGGTCGGCACGTTTATTCTGACGCTCGTCGCGCTGACATCGTTTAATGATGGCAGTATCGGCGCAATCGCGATTGGTTTTGCGCTCAGTATTATTGTCATGACGGTCGGCGCCGTATCAGGCGCGCATGTCAACCCGGCAGTAACGCTCGGTTTGTGGTCGGTTCGTAAATTAAAGCCAATTTTACTGCCATTCTACTGGGGGTCGCAGTTCCTCGGCGCGATGCTGGCTGTCATTCTGACAAACACAATCGCGCACAATTCTATCAACTTTAGTTTTGACAACTTTACCAGCATGGACTGGTCAATTTTCGGTATTGAGTTGGTCGGTACGGCGGTGTTTTTGTTTGCATTAACAGCTGCAGTTACCCGCGAGCAACTAAACGTAGGACTTCGCGCATTAACAATTGGTTTGGCGCTCACTGTCGGATTACTCAGCTCAAACTATTTGCTGAATAAAACAAAAACACAGGCGGTCGCCGACTACCAAAAGGCTTCGCAATCGGCGAACAGCAGCAAAGACGTTGAAATTCCGCATTCAGCATACGTCAAAAGTGCAAGCCTGAACCCAGCTATTGCGCTCGCGATGACCGATCACACGAAAGCCGAATTAACAAATAGTTCCGCGTCGGCAGGTGAAGTCAGCAAATCGCGCTTCACGCTTGAATCACTGCTTGGCGCATTGATTGGTGCGATGGTTGGCAGCAATTTATACTTGCTTATTGCAAACAGCAAAAAGAACGACTAGCTGTTGCTACACCTTACCATAAAATAAAAATCCCTTCGCTTAGCCGGAGGGATTTTTTATTTTTATCAATCACGCGCACTCGGGCGATCAATCAATAGCGGCTCAACCGCCGTGTCTCGTCCGGTAATCTTCACGACATCCTTATCGACTTTGCCGAATTCTTTATATGCATTGTTGTAATGATTCACCGTCGTACCAAGCGAGTTACCGAGCTTATTCATATACTCGTCGTACTTCGCGATATGCTGCCCTAATTTACCGACGCGCACTTGAATATCCTTCGCCTGCTCTTCAATCTGCAAGCTGCGCAAGCCCTGTAGCACTGTTTGCAGATACGCCATAAAGCTCGTCGGGCTAACAATGATAACATGCTTATCGCGAAACGCGTATTCAATCAAATCGCGCGAGCTGCCGCCGTTGCCGACGTTATTGATCAGCAGATCATAATATAGCGATTCACTCGGGATAAACATAAACGCAAAATCCATCGTACGCTCGCCCGGGCGGATATATTTGCTCGTTTCGTCAATACGCCCTTTCAAATCGGCTTTTACTTTCACGAGCAATTGCTCGCGCTCCTTGCCGCTGGCGTTAATCATACGATTGTAATTTTCCAAACTGAACTTGCTGTCAATCGGCAAAATCCGCCCTTTGTCAAGCAGAATCACCGCGTCAACAATTTCACCGTCCTTAAACTTATACTGCGTCTGATACTGCCCGGGCGCAAGCACATTTTCGAGCACGCTTGATAAATAATATTCGCCAAATACGCCGCGCTGCTTTGGATTTTGCAAAACATTCTGCAGCGTCTTCAAATCAGTCGCCACATCGACGACGCGCTTGTTTGTTTCGTCTAATTTCGTCAGGCGCTGCGTGACATCTGCGACTAATTTTGCGCTTTCGCTCAGCTGCTTTTGCACCGATTGCTGCGTTGCGAGCTGCGAACGCTCTAGCTTGTCGCCCATGGTCTGCTGCAGCGCCGCAATCGACCGCGACAGCTCCACGACATCGCTCTTTACTAATTCGACCGCGCTTTGCTGCGTAAGTTTGTTAATCTTTTGCGCCAGAATTATTAAGCCGCACGCCAACCCAACGATAATAGCGATAAGCAAAACAACAAGAATAAGTTCCATAGCTTTCATTATAGCACTCAAGGCTACAATACGATGATGCAGCGGATAATCACCGCGATCACAATCGCCACCACTGCCGACAGAATAAACGAACGAATGCGCGCAATCCACGCGAACAAACTGTACGCCAAAGCGCCGACCGCTATCATGCCGGCAAGCGCCCAATACCACGGCAGTACTGCCACAATCGACTGAATGCCCCACAGCGCCAAAATCGCCGCGAGAATAATCAGTAGCGGACGATACACGCGAATATGAGCCAACACTACCACGGCAACAAACGATGCAATAAATGCTGTCGTGATCGCCGCATACGTCGCCGCCTGCCCGCACGCCGCGTTCGCCTGATCGCGGCACAGCACCGCTTGGAATATGTAC is a window of Candidatus Saccharimonadaceae bacterium ML1 DNA encoding:
- the pheS gene encoding phenylalanine--tRNA ligase subunit alpha gives rise to the protein MDIETIAKTLTDRALASSAPREVLRAPELKALYEHIKTLPSNERGSFGKRVNELKQALELAVSARQAELEKVDLPPIDVTAPMDVNTDIPPLLPSDQGTIHPLSAEIERISGIFNRMGYCIEESREIDDQFHMFESLNFPKGHPARDDYDTFMTEQTDVNGDRLIAPAHTSTMQNRVLQKYRAQLERGEAIAAIVPDRVFRNEDLDARHEHTFYQVEGVYVGKGVAVGNLIATLQAFLQEYYGKKLDVRVNPFYFPFTEPSFEFALSCPFCEGKDPSCKVCSGEGWIELLGCGMIHPNVLRAANINPDEYTGFAFGCGIDRLVMMRYGIEDVRHFESGKLDFLRQF
- a CDS encoding aquaporin, translated to MATRKAASTKKATAKKPAAAKASKTTVRTVSASAPKKKAPAVKTEPVVTVAKREKTTTLPKNIINVIFAELVGTFILTLVALTSFNDGSIGAIAIGFALSIIVMTVGAVSGAHVNPAVTLGLWSVRKLKPILLPFYWGSQFLGAMLAVILTNTIAHNSINFSFDNFTSMDWSIFGIELVGTAVFLFALTAAVTREQLNVGLRALTIGLALTVGLLSSNYLLNKTKTQAVADYQKASQSANSSKDVEIPHSAYVKSASLNPAIALAMTDHTKAELTNSSASAGEVSKSRFTLESLLGALIGAMVGSNLYLLIANSKKND
- a CDS encoding DNA recombination protein RmuC — encoded protein: MKAMELILVVLLIAIIVGLACGLIILAQKINKLTQQSAVELVKSDVVELSRSIAALQQTMGDKLERSQLATQQSVQKQLSESAKLVADVTQRLTKLDETNKRVVDVATDLKTLQNVLQNPKQRGVFGEYYLSSVLENVLAPGQYQTQYKFKDGEIVDAVILLDKGRILPIDSKFSLENYNRMINASGKEREQLLVKVKADLKGRIDETSKYIRPGERTMDFAFMFIPSESLYYDLLINNVGNGGSSRDLIEYAFRDKHVIIVSPTSFMAYLQTVLQGLRSLQIEEQAKDIQVRVGKLGQHIAKYDEYMNKLGNSLGTTVNHYNNAYKEFGKVDKDVVKITGRDTAVEPLLIDRPSARD